A genomic window from Cucumis melo cultivar AY chromosome 8, USDA_Cmelo_AY_1.0, whole genome shotgun sequence includes:
- the LOC107990335 gene encoding alkane hydroxylase MAH1-like, protein MTSINFSATILLALIILFLFIIFCRIWRRNFHGAVPWNWPIIGMTPSVVTHFYRSHDRITEVIQEAGSTFFFKGVWFSGMDFLLTVDPSNIHHILSANFERYPKGPDFKYIFEVLGDGIFNSDSYAWKDQRKTARSLVHDENFLQFLEKITLKKVKTALVPVLQSVCENGSVLDLQDLFQRFSFDSTCMMVTGFDLQSLSLEFPEVPFSKAMDDAEEVIFLRHFFPKKIWEFQKKLQIGQPMRLKQAWEIIDETIAKLIALKRGSLKNQVNKEGDEQGAGGVDLIKSYMINNTNKDDKFLRDTVLNFMIAGRDTLSSALSWFFFCLLKNPTVVKKIREELRTTIPTNGACDLQQRVFSMEEVNKLVYFHATLCEALRLYPPVPLQHKVAMQHDILPSGHHIKPKTKIVFSLYALGRMKEVWGKDCLEFKPERWINAENGKIKHVPSYKFLAFNAGPRTCLGKHVAFIELKIVAAAIIHNYNIIQQKGHQVVPNASIILHMKHGFKVKVTKRWT, encoded by the coding sequence TCCTTTTGGCGTTGATCATACTGTTTCTTTTCATAATTTTCTGTCGTATTTGGAGAAGAAATTTTCATGGAGCTGTTCCATGGAACTGGCCAATCATTGGTATGACACCAAGTGTTGTTACTCATTTCTACAGATCTCATGATCGTATTACTGAAGTCATACAAGAAGCTGGctccactttttttttcaaaggtGTTTGGTTTTCAGGTATGGACTTCCTCTTAACCGTTGATCCTTCAAATATTCACCATATTTTGAGTGCCAATTTCGAACGATACCCAAAAGGCCCTGATTTCAAGTACATTTTTGAAGTTTTGGGAGATGGGATTTTCAATTCTGATTCTTATGCTTGGAAGGACCAACGTAAAACAGCTCGTTCTTTGGTCCATGATGAGAATTTTCTTCAATTCTTAGAGAAAATTACATTGAAGAAAGTGAAAACAGCGCTTGTTCCTGTTCTTCAAAGTGTTTGTGAAAATGGATCGGTGTTGGATTTGCAAGATTTGTTTCAAAGATTCTCCTTTGATTCAACTTGTATGATGGTAACCGGCTTCGACCTCCAAAGTTTATCACTCGAGTTCCCTGAGGTTCCTTTTTCCAAAGCTATGGATGATGCCGAGGAAGTGATTTTTCTCAGACATTTCTTCCctaaaaaaatatgggaatttcAAAAGAAACTTCAAATTGGACAACCTATGAGGCTGAAACAAGCTTGGGAAATCATAGATGAAACCATCGCCAAATTGATAGCCTTGAAAAGGGGGAGCTTGAAAAATCAGGTCAACAAAGAGGGAGATGAGCAAGGAGCTGGAGGAGTTGATTTGATCAAATCATATATGATAAATAATACAAACAAAGATGATAAGTTTTTGAGAGACACCGTTTTAAATTTCATGATTGCAGGTAGAGACACTCTAAGTTCAGCACTCTCttggtttttcttttgtcttttaaaaaatcCAACCGTCGTAAAAAAGATCAGAGAAGAGCTCAGAACAACGATTCCAACAAATGGAGCTTGTGATCTTCAACAACGGGTATTCTCAATGGAAGAGGTAAATAAGTTAGTTTACTTCCATGCAACATTGTGTGAAGCACTTAGACTATATCCACCGGTTCCACTTCAACACAAGGTAGCTATGCAACATGATATACTCCCAAGTGGTCATCACATAAAACCCAAAACAAAGATTGTGTTTTCATTATATGCATTGGGAAGAATGAAGGAAGTGTGGGGAAAAGATTGCTTGGAGTTTAAGCCAGAGAGATGGATTAATGCGGAAAATGGAAAGATCAAACATGTGCCATCTTACAAATTCTTGGCATTCAATGCTGGGCCAAGAACATGCTTAGGAAAACACGTTGCTTTCATTGAGTTGAAAATAGTAGCAGCTGCCATTATTCATAACTATAATATTATTCAGCAAAAAGGGCATCAGGTTGTTCCAAATGCTTCTATTATTCTTCATATGAAGCATGGATTCAAGGTTAAGGTTACAAAGAGATGGACTTGA